One segment of Thermococcus alcaliphilus DNA contains the following:
- a CDS encoding PLP-dependent aminotransferase family protein — translation MDYTKYLAGRANWIKGSALADVMKKASELQKKGVKLISLAAGDPDPELIPRAVLGEIAKEVLEREPKSVMYTPANGIPELREELAAFLKKYDHLEVSPENIVITIGGTGALDLLGRVLIDPGDVVITENPSYINTLLAFEQLGAKIEGVPVDNDGMRVDVLEEKIKELKAKGQKVKLIYTIPTGQNPMGVTMSMERRKALLEIASKYDLLIIEDTAYNFMRYEGGDIVPLKALDNEGRVIVAGTLSKVLGTGFRIGWIIAEGEILKKVLMQKQPIDFCAPAISQYIALEYLKRGYFEKYHLEGALLGYKEKRDIMLKALEKHLPNAEFTKPIAGMFVMLFLPEEADGISFANELMEREGVVVVPGKPFYTDESGKNAIRLNFSRPSKEEIPIGIEKLAKLYKEKFGE, via the coding sequence ATGGATTACACAAAATACCTAGCCGGAAGGGCGAATTGGATTAAGGGCTCAGCTTTGGCCGATGTGATGAAAAAGGCATCGGAACTCCAAAAGAAAGGGGTGAAACTAATTTCTCTCGCAGCTGGGGATCCTGATCCAGAGTTAATTCCAAGGGCTGTTCTTGGGGAAATAGCAAAAGAAGTTCTTGAAAGGGAACCAAAATCCGTTATGTATACTCCGGCAAATGGAATCCCCGAGCTTAGGGAAGAGCTGGCAGCATTCTTGAAAAAATACGACCATTTAGAAGTTTCTCCAGAAAACATTGTTATTACAATAGGAGGAACGGGAGCATTGGATCTTCTTGGAAGGGTTTTGATAGATCCTGGAGATGTCGTGATAACAGAGAACCCATCGTATATAAACACTCTGCTAGCATTTGAGCAACTGGGAGCCAAAATTGAGGGGGTTCCAGTTGATAACGATGGAATGAGGGTTGATGTGTTGGAGGAGAAAATAAAGGAGCTTAAAGCTAAAGGACAGAAAGTTAAGTTGATCTATACTATTCCGACTGGCCAGAATCCAATGGGCGTCACTATGAGCATGGAACGGAGAAAGGCACTACTTGAGATTGCCTCTAAATACGACCTCCTAATAATTGAGGACACTGCTTATAATTTCATGAGATATGAAGGAGGGGATATAGTCCCCTTAAAGGCTTTGGACAATGAAGGGAGAGTTATCGTGGCGGGAACGCTCAGCAAAGTCCTTGGAACAGGATTCAGAATTGGATGGATAATAGCAGAGGGAGAAATCCTCAAAAAAGTTCTCATGCAGAAACAGCCAATTGACTTCTGTGCTCCAGCTATTTCCCAATATATTGCCCTGGAATACTTAAAGAGGGGCTATTTTGAAAAGTATCACTTGGAGGGAGCACTGCTCGGTTATAAAGAGAAGAGGGATATCATGCTGAAGGCTCTTGAAAAGCACTTGCCAAATGCAGAATTTACAAAGCCAATAGCGGGAATGTTTGTTATGCTATTCCTTCCAGAGGAAGCAGATGGTATCTCATTTGCCAACGAGCTCATGGAAAGGGAGGGAGTTGTGGTAGTTCCGGGAAAGCCTTTCTACACAGACGAGTCTGGAAAGAATGCTATAAGGCTTAACTTCTCAAGGCCAAGCAAGGAAGAAATTCCAATAGGAATCGAGAAACTTGCTAAGCTTTATAAGGAAAAGTTTGGCGAGTGA
- the gyaR gene encoding glyoxylate reductase, whose product MKPKVFITRQIPENGIKMIEKFYEIELWKDPKAPPRGVLLEKVREVDALVTLVTDKVDKELLENAPKLKIIAQYAVGYDNIDIEEATKRGIYVTNTPGVLTDATADLAFALLLAVARRIVEADAFVRSGEWKKSEVGWHPLMFLGYGLKGKTLGIVGFGRIGQALAKRAKGFGMKILYYSRTRKPEAEKEIGAEYVDFETLLKESDFISLHVPLTKETYHMIGEKELKLMKSNAILINTSRGAVVDTNALIKALKEGRIAGAGLDVFEEEPYYNEELFKLKNVVLAPHIGSATHEAREGMAELVAKNLIAFAKGEIPPNLVNKDVLTSSSP is encoded by the coding sequence ATGAAGCCCAAGGTGTTTATAACCCGACAAATTCCGGAAAATGGAATTAAGATGATTGAGAAATTCTATGAAATAGAACTCTGGAAAGATCCGAAGGCACCTCCACGGGGAGTGCTTCTAGAGAAAGTCAGAGAGGTTGATGCCTTAGTGACCCTTGTAACGGACAAAGTAGATAAAGAACTACTGGAAAACGCTCCCAAGTTAAAAATAATAGCCCAATATGCAGTCGGCTATGATAACATAGACATAGAAGAGGCTACAAAAAGGGGAATATACGTTACAAACACTCCTGGAGTCCTTACAGACGCAACGGCTGACCTTGCATTTGCCCTTCTTCTAGCAGTGGCAAGGAGAATTGTAGAGGCTGATGCCTTTGTGAGGAGTGGCGAATGGAAGAAAAGCGAAGTCGGCTGGCATCCTCTAATGTTTCTAGGATATGGATTGAAAGGAAAGACTTTGGGAATAGTGGGCTTTGGAAGAATCGGCCAGGCCCTCGCAAAGAGAGCCAAAGGGTTCGGGATGAAAATCCTCTATTACTCAAGAACACGTAAACCTGAAGCAGAAAAAGAGATTGGTGCAGAGTATGTGGATTTTGAGACCCTTTTGAAAGAGAGCGACTTTATAAGCCTTCACGTTCCCCTAACCAAAGAGACCTACCACATGATAGGAGAAAAGGAGCTCAAGCTTATGAAGTCCAACGCAATCTTAATAAACACATCTAGAGGGGCAGTTGTCGATACTAATGCTCTAATCAAAGCATTAAAAGAAGGGCGGATTGCTGGAGCAGGCTTGGATGTATTTGAAGAAGAACCCTACTATAACGAGGAGCTTTTCAAGTTGAAGAACGTTGTTTTAGCTCCACACATAGGCAGCGCAACTCATGAAGCTCGAGAAGGCATGGCAGAGCTGGTTGCAAAGAACTTAATAGCATTTGCCAAAGGTGAAATCCCACCGAACCTTGTCAACAAAGATGTTCTGACCTCCTCCTCGCCGTGA
- a CDS encoding DUF72 domain-containing protein produces MILVGTCGFCEAKKRYFEDFSTVEVQQTFYKILQEKTLQKWRKEAPEDFVFSIKAFQGITHPSTSPTWRRSNVKPSGNVGLLRPTEEVFKYWELTLKEAEALGARFILIQLPKSFRESEESFANAEKFFEQIERKEFEIAVELRGWSERGIKKFVREFDLIDVTDLTIREPTHGGVINYYRLHGAYQEGRIIYKHKYSEEELRGIAKKVKEWNKAESYVYFNNVYMCDDAKRFIQIWLSNFYFFLLKASPFTARRRSEHLC; encoded by the coding sequence ATGATACTCGTCGGAACATGTGGTTTTTGTGAGGCCAAGAAAAGATATTTTGAAGACTTCAGCACTGTGGAAGTTCAGCAAACTTTTTACAAAATCTTGCAGGAAAAGACCCTTCAAAAATGGAGAAAAGAGGCTCCAGAAGATTTTGTGTTTTCCATTAAGGCATTTCAGGGTATAACACATCCCTCAACCAGCCCAACTTGGAGACGGAGTAATGTAAAGCCGTCTGGGAATGTAGGGTTGCTAAGACCAACGGAGGAGGTTTTTAAATACTGGGAGCTTACACTTAAAGAAGCTGAGGCGTTAGGGGCAAGGTTTATTCTGATTCAGCTTCCCAAAAGCTTTAGAGAAAGTGAAGAGAGCTTTGCTAATGCAGAAAAGTTTTTTGAGCAGATAGAGAGAAAAGAGTTTGAAATTGCAGTTGAACTTAGAGGCTGGAGTGAAAGGGGAATAAAGAAATTCGTTAGGGAGTTTGATCTCATCGATGTCACAGACCTTACAATACGGGAACCCACTCATGGGGGAGTGATCAATTACTACCGCCTTCACGGAGCTTATCAGGAAGGAAGGATAATATACAAACACAAATACAGTGAAGAAGAGTTAAGGGGAATAGCCAAAAAAGTCAAAGAGTGGAACAAGGCAGAGAGCTACGTTTACTTCAACAACGTTTATATGTGCGACGATGCCAAGCGTTTTATTCAAATCTGGCTTTCTAATTTTTACTTTTTTCTTTTGAAAGCCTCGCCGTTCACGGCGAGGAGGAGGTCAGAACATCTTTGTTGA
- a CDS encoding 4Fe-4S dicluster domain-containing protein, translating into MPTKAMFLMIKQMLQRPFTNPFPVKHAPKDVTSLVEKIQKGEVKIYPPVPVPEGFRGKLHYDPERCIGCRLCIMVCPANAMEWIPELRKIRHYVSRCMFCALCVDVCPGKKFPGEEKAVKALSMSDEFLIADYDKYSDNLIEEPPEAKEKSI; encoded by the coding sequence ATGCCAACAAAAGCAATGTTCCTAATGATAAAACAGATGCTTCAGAGGCCGTTCACAAATCCATTTCCAGTAAAGCACGCTCCAAAAGATGTAACATCGCTCGTTGAAAAGATCCAAAAAGGGGAAGTAAAAATATATCCCCCCGTCCCTGTTCCAGAAGGATTTAGAGGGAAGCTACACTACGATCCCGAGAGATGCATTGGGTGCAGGCTGTGTATAATGGTATGCCCTGCAAACGCCATGGAATGGATCCCGGAGCTTAGGAAAATAAGGCACTATGTTTCCCGCTGTATGTTTTGTGCTCTCTGTGTAGACGTTTGTCCAGGTAAAAAGTTCCCAGGAGAAGAAAAAGCTGTAAAGGCACTATCAATGAGCGATGAATTCCTCATTGCTGATTACGACAAGTACAGTGACAACCTTATAGAAGAACCTCCCGAAGCTAAGGAAAAAAGTATTTAA
- a CDS encoding respiratory chain complex I subunit 1 family protein produces the protein MTPETLFYAIGMPIIGVFLGLVYKGIDRRVSARMTSRIGPPIRQPFWDVGKLLLKETVVPENAVRWIFNAMPILAFASSMTLLLYIPFGILKAPLEGYGDLVVILYLLTLQALAMAIGGFASGSPFSSVGAQREMVLMMSYEMPFAIVITGFALIYKSFSLSTIASTPVWSIVGPLGGLGVLLLLIAFLWVTPAELAKLPFDIAEAETEIAEGMLAEYSGRNLALFYLSDAVRGFAMIAIEVVLFFPFTLSYLFGLNLSGAALYIAEGLWFLFKVLVLYILAVTLVRTSFARFRIEQASRIFWVYVNIIALLGLLLIWAEVM, from the coding sequence ATGACCCCCGAAACTCTCTTTTATGCTATAGGAATGCCAATAATAGGAGTATTCCTTGGGTTGGTGTACAAAGGTATTGACAGGAGAGTATCTGCAAGAATGACATCGAGAATAGGGCCTCCAATAAGACAGCCCTTCTGGGACGTTGGAAAGCTTCTCCTTAAAGAAACCGTTGTACCGGAAAACGCAGTAAGGTGGATCTTCAACGCAATGCCTATCTTGGCATTTGCTTCATCAATGACTCTCCTCCTTTATATCCCATTCGGCATCTTAAAGGCGCCTTTAGAAGGATACGGTGATCTGGTAGTCATCTTGTACCTCTTAACTCTTCAGGCGCTTGCAATGGCTATTGGAGGATTTGCCTCAGGCAGCCCGTTTTCTTCAGTGGGAGCACAGAGAGAAATGGTTCTAATGATGAGCTACGAAATGCCCTTTGCAATAGTTATAACGGGCTTTGCTCTAATTTACAAGAGCTTTTCGTTGAGCACAATAGCCTCTACTCCCGTATGGAGCATTGTAGGTCCTTTGGGAGGATTGGGAGTTCTATTGCTCTTGATAGCATTCCTATGGGTAACTCCAGCAGAGCTTGCAAAGCTTCCGTTCGATATAGCAGAGGCTGAAACGGAAATAGCAGAAGGTATGCTTGCGGAGTACAGCGGGAGAAATCTTGCCTTGTTCTACCTTTCAGATGCAGTTAGGGGCTTTGCTATGATAGCAATAGAGGTGGTCTTGTTCTTCCCCTTCACATTGAGCTATTTATTTGGCTTGAATCTCTCGGGAGCCGCTCTCTATATAGCTGAAGGTCTGTGGTTCCTCTTCAAAGTGCTGGTGCTTTATATTCTAGCAGTAACGCTGGTCAGGACATCCTTCGCAAGGTTCAGGATAGAGCAGGCATCGAGGATCTTTTGGGTATATGTGAACATAATAGCCCTGCTTGGACTTTTACTGATATGGGCGGAGGTGATGTGA
- a CDS encoding nickel-dependent hydrogenase large subunit, with protein MAKTTYYVPIGPIHPALKEPIRVEAEVEGEKIVKVDVKRGFAHRGIEYMGMKRNAIQTLYLSERICGICSISHPYAFVIGSEKALGIEAPPRAQYIRTIIAELERIHSHILWLGVIAHEIGFDPLLFWTWKGREKVLDILEAITGNRINYSMYMIGGVRRDLKESHIKALRDMITYYWEFTEHMKEVFLSDPVYKARTRGVAQLSKEMALKFNVVGPTARAAGLRMDIRQDIPYDAYADMDIKAVVPQDIVGEARGDAYDITMVRLYEIEQSLDIIEFCLDNLPEGKILAIPNYVALLNKIKKTEGEAIGAHEAPRGEVIHYFKYDGKRDGPAVWKVIAPSYNNINSWAPLLLGAEVADIPVVVAYIDPCMCCNDRVAVVKDSSGRILDYSYLHKKAVEKTRKLEKELGVRK; from the coding sequence ATGGCTAAAACAACTTACTACGTCCCCATTGGTCCGATTCATCCAGCATTAAAGGAACCGATAAGAGTAGAAGCGGAGGTTGAGGGAGAGAAGATAGTGAAGGTTGACGTTAAGAGGGGCTTTGCCCATAGGGGAATTGAGTACATGGGAATGAAAAGGAATGCAATACAAACTTTGTACCTCTCGGAAAGAATATGTGGGATATGCTCGATATCTCACCCGTATGCATTCGTCATTGGCAGCGAAAAGGCTTTAGGCATTGAGGCTCCCCCAAGAGCTCAGTACATAAGGACAATAATAGCCGAGCTTGAGAGAATTCACTCTCACATCCTCTGGCTTGGAGTTATAGCACACGAGATAGGCTTTGATCCGCTCCTCTTTTGGACATGGAAGGGAAGGGAAAAAGTCCTTGATATTCTTGAAGCCATTACGGGCAACAGGATAAACTACTCCATGTACATGATTGGAGGAGTCAGGAGAGACTTGAAAGAGAGCCACATAAAAGCCTTGAGAGACATGATAACCTACTATTGGGAGTTCACAGAGCACATGAAGGAAGTCTTCTTGTCTGATCCAGTTTATAAGGCTAGGACAAGGGGAGTTGCACAGCTCTCAAAGGAGATGGCATTGAAGTTCAACGTAGTCGGGCCAACAGCGAGAGCGGCCGGCTTAAGAATGGACATTAGGCAGGATATTCCATACGACGCTTATGCGGATATGGACATTAAGGCGGTTGTTCCTCAAGACATAGTTGGAGAAGCAAGGGGAGATGCCTACGATATTACAATGGTGAGGCTTTACGAGATTGAGCAGAGTTTGGATATAATAGAATTCTGTCTTGACAACCTTCCAGAAGGAAAGATACTTGCAATTCCAAACTACGTAGCGTTGCTTAACAAGATCAAAAAGACCGAGGGAGAGGCAATTGGAGCACATGAAGCTCCAAGAGGAGAAGTTATCCACTACTTCAAGTATGATGGAAAAAGGGATGGTCCGGCGGTTTGGAAGGTCATAGCGCCGAGTTACAACAACATAAATTCATGGGCGCCATTATTGCTTGGAGCAGAGGTTGCTGATATTCCTGTGGTTGTGGCTTACATAGACCCGTGTATGTGCTGTAACGATAGGGTGGCTGTCGTGAAGGATTCGAGCGGAAGAATTCTTGACTACTCTTACTTACACAAGAAAGCTGTAGAAAAAACTAGGAAACTCGAAAAGGAGCTGGGGGTGAGAAAATGA
- a CDS encoding NADH-quinone oxidoreductase subunit C: MTLTAEEILERLKEKLGDAILNYEIKEYKMGVKRPRTYQEIWMEINKDAFRKAVEAIFEIDYPHLHFIAGEDVGEVIKMIYSFGVFHSHPWGEVSIVMKLDLPKSNLVLPTITDLMIGAETNEREIREMLGIEFEGLKNKRHLFLPDDWPEGKYPWRRDEYGVEDMIKHTHKSVKEIRKQRGGQNG; this comes from the coding sequence ATGACACTAACCGCTGAAGAAATCCTTGAGAGGTTAAAGGAAAAACTTGGAGATGCGATATTAAACTATGAGATAAAGGAATACAAAATGGGTGTTAAAAGGCCTAGAACTTATCAGGAAATCTGGATGGAGATTAACAAAGATGCTTTCAGGAAGGCAGTTGAGGCAATATTCGAAATAGACTATCCGCATTTACACTTTATAGCCGGAGAAGACGTTGGCGAGGTAATCAAGATGATATACTCCTTTGGGGTCTTCCACTCCCATCCATGGGGTGAAGTGAGTATAGTAATGAAGCTTGACCTCCCGAAGAGCAACCTTGTTCTCCCCACGATAACGGATCTTATGATAGGTGCAGAGACTAATGAAAGGGAAATTAGGGAAATGCTTGGTATTGAGTTTGAGGGACTTAAGAACAAGAGACACCTCTTCTTACCTGATGACTGGCCCGAAGGAAAGTATCCGTGGAGAAGAGATGAGTATGGGGTTGAAGATATGATCAAACACACTCATAAAAGTGTAAAAGAAATTAGAAAGCAGAGGGGTGGGCAGAATGGCTAA
- a CDS encoding NADH-quinone oxidoreductase subunit B family protein, producing the protein MGKLTNFKRSLWVFHASGGSCNACDIEIVAVLTPRYDAERFGIKLVGSPRHADVLLVTGAIPRDFADKLRRIYEQMPDPKAVVVIGNCGTTGGVFYDSYNIAGPIDEIIPVDVYVPGCPPRPEAIIDGIVKAWLKIERLEKELEGKEK; encoded by the coding sequence ATGGGCAAGCTGACCAATTTTAAGCGCTCTCTTTGGGTTTTCCATGCTTCAGGGGGTTCATGTAACGCATGTGATATTGAAATAGTGGCTGTGCTTACTCCAAGATATGACGCAGAGAGGTTTGGAATAAAGCTCGTTGGTTCTCCGAGACATGCAGATGTTTTACTTGTCACGGGAGCTATTCCAAGAGACTTTGCTGACAAGCTTAGGCGTATCTACGAACAGATGCCCGACCCAAAGGCCGTTGTTGTAATAGGGAACTGCGGAACCACGGGAGGGGTCTTTTACGACTCTTACAACATAGCTGGACCCATAGACGAGATAATACCCGTAGATGTCTATGTTCCGGGGTGTCCTCCCAGGCCAGAGGCAATAATAGACGGAATTGTAAAAGCATGGCTCAAGATTGAGAGGCTTGAAAAGGAGCTGGAGGGGAAGGAGAAATGA
- a CDS encoding hydrogenase: MSFTLTTPSGFWNPLLWLLFLALFGIIAYLIYSRGNPSYKKDTEQIKPYLSGNPEPTKEKVQVKAGDIYWGFIEALKGYYKVLQAIHTGDMRDYILWYLGIGAIITFILIGGV, translated from the coding sequence ATGAGCTTTACACTTACTACTCCTTCGGGATTTTGGAATCCACTCCTATGGCTGCTATTCCTAGCCCTCTTTGGCATAATAGCCTATCTGATATACTCTAGGGGCAACCCCTCGTATAAGAAGGATACCGAACAGATAAAGCCCTATTTGAGCGGTAATCCAGAGCCTACAAAGGAAAAGGTTCAGGTAAAGGCTGGAGACATCTATTGGGGATTCATTGAGGCTTTGAAAGGATACTACAAAGTACTCCAAGCAATCCATACCGGCGACATGAGAGACTACATTTTGTGGTATCTTGGCATTGGGGCTATAATAACATTCATACTAATTGGAGGGGTGTAA
- a CDS encoding proton-conducting transporter transmembrane domain-containing protein, producing MIEHLPALMIAVPLFGAFTAPLFKKHYKEVSIWAIIITGITVILSLLLAKEVVTGGIMVYVFGADKPTLVLPSGYSVPIRIMFEVDAMSAFMAISATLMSFIGALYSYSHVDRETGLEKYYALLMLLEVGILGMVLTGDLFNLFVFLEIAGIAGSALVGFRNYRGEASEAGIKYLIVSAVASLMVLFAIGILYGQYGNLNLAYIAKNVSFNMVDMIALGLLFTSFAMKCGAVPMHYWVPDAYTEVPAGINPPLLVATYASLYALFRVSFTLFANVVVDLARVGWIMSILGVLTMFIGVTMALVQKDVKRLMSYHAISQTGYMLLGVGVGLTVLHDPSKLAEFGRDAMAGGVFHIINHIIYKSLLLMTAGALFYVTGTRNLNEMGGLARKMPITAISFMVGAAAISGLPPFNGFASKLLIYETSYRLNPLLTVFAMVTSVLTLASFVKVFASAFLGPPLEKFENTREVPKPMIIAMIILAALCIIFGLFPNLVLDKLVYPAVDALINFAQYHSWGGLA from the coding sequence ATGATTGAGCACTTACCTGCCTTAATGATTGCCGTTCCCTTATTTGGAGCATTTACAGCACCCCTATTTAAGAAACACTACAAGGAAGTCTCAATATGGGCAATTATAATAACCGGCATAACTGTAATACTCTCCCTCCTGCTTGCCAAGGAAGTGGTTACCGGGGGAATAATGGTCTACGTCTTTGGAGCAGACAAGCCAACCCTCGTGTTACCCTCTGGTTACTCTGTTCCAATAAGGATCATGTTTGAAGTAGACGCTATGAGTGCCTTTATGGCAATATCCGCAACGCTGATGAGTTTTATAGGGGCTCTCTACTCTTACAGCCATGTAGATAGAGAAACAGGTCTTGAAAAGTACTATGCCCTGTTAATGCTCCTTGAGGTGGGAATCCTTGGCATGGTGCTTACGGGAGATCTCTTCAACCTCTTTGTGTTCCTAGAAATAGCTGGTATAGCGGGATCTGCATTAGTAGGATTTAGGAACTATCGCGGTGAAGCAAGCGAAGCGGGAATAAAATATCTCATTGTTAGTGCTGTAGCCTCTTTAATGGTGCTCTTTGCAATAGGTATACTCTATGGACAGTACGGAAACTTAAACCTCGCATACATAGCCAAGAACGTGTCCTTTAACATGGTTGATATGATTGCGCTTGGATTGCTCTTTACGTCCTTTGCAATGAAATGTGGTGCTGTCCCAATGCACTACTGGGTGCCGGATGCGTATACAGAAGTTCCTGCAGGAATAAACCCACCCCTCCTGGTAGCGACTTACGCAAGCCTTTATGCCCTCTTTAGGGTGAGCTTCACACTCTTTGCAAACGTTGTAGTAGATTTGGCAAGAGTAGGATGGATCATGTCTATCCTAGGAGTGCTTACAATGTTCATAGGCGTTACAATGGCTCTGGTGCAGAAGGACGTTAAGAGACTAATGAGCTACCACGCTATTTCCCAGACCGGCTATATGCTTCTTGGTGTCGGTGTTGGTTTGACAGTCTTACACGATCCTTCAAAGCTCGCTGAGTTCGGAAGAGATGCCATGGCTGGTGGAGTGTTCCACATAATAAACCACATAATCTACAAAAGCTTACTCTTGATGACCGCTGGAGCTCTGTTCTACGTTACGGGAACGAGGAACCTTAATGAGATGGGAGGATTGGCTAGGAAGATGCCTATAACCGCAATAAGCTTCATGGTAGGAGCCGCTGCAATATCTGGCTTGCCGCCGTTTAACGGATTTGCGAGCAAACTTCTCATATATGAGACATCATACAGGCTCAACCCACTCCTAACGGTGTTTGCAATGGTTACCAGTGTTTTAACTCTGGCTTCGTTCGTCAAGGTATTTGCATCAGCCTTCCTTGGTCCTCCGCTTGAAAAGTTCGAGAATACAAGAGAAGTTCCCAAGCCAATGATAATTGCAATGATAATCCTAGCAGCGCTCTGTATAATCTTCGGTCTCTTCCCGAACTTGGTACTTGACAAGCTTGTTTATCCGGCTGTTGATGCGTTAATTAACTTTGCTCAATACCACAGCTGGGGTGGTCTGGCATGA
- a CDS encoding sodium:proton antiporter codes for MNGSVFVNFPFIVVAVLLALGFYTIGFKRNLIKVVIGVEILEGAVNMFIVALGYVKGGYAPIYTQAPPEAVGKMVLPTPQALTLTSIVIGVAVTALMLAFAVNIYKHYGTLDVTKIRRLRG; via the coding sequence ATGAATGGTAGTGTCTTTGTGAACTTCCCGTTTATCGTAGTTGCAGTGCTGCTTGCTCTCGGCTTTTACACAATCGGATTCAAGCGGAACCTCATAAAGGTCGTAATTGGTGTTGAAATCCTTGAAGGAGCAGTAAATATGTTCATTGTGGCGTTAGGTTATGTAAAAGGTGGCTACGCTCCAATTTATACTCAGGCACCGCCTGAAGCTGTAGGAAAAATGGTTTTGCCAACGCCACAGGCACTAACGCTTACGAGCATAGTTATCGGTGTTGCTGTAACCGCTCTAATGCTGGCTTTTGCCGTTAACATCTACAAACACTATGGAACTCTCGACGTTACCAAGATAAGGAGGTTGAGAGGATGA
- a CDS encoding MnhB domain-containing protein → MTTTIIRTTTKILAPLILVFGSYIILHGHLTPGGGFQGGAVFASGLALLIVANNKEKVKELFDKVPLSQLESLGALGFLGIGALGLMGYTFLKNVIANSGFLFGAPTPKGINPGYLNTGGTLSYLNIFVGTKVLAGLTSIVLIFFLILRRERDEW, encoded by the coding sequence ATGACCACCACAATCATAAGAACAACAACAAAAATTTTAGCACCTTTAATATTGGTATTTGGTTCGTATATCATTCTACATGGTCACCTAACACCTGGTGGAGGTTTTCAAGGCGGGGCGGTATTTGCAAGCGGCTTAGCTCTGCTGATAGTGGCAAACAACAAAGAAAAGGTCAAGGAACTCTTCGATAAGGTTCCTCTAAGTCAGTTAGAAAGCCTTGGAGCTTTGGGATTCTTGGGAATTGGTGCATTAGGCCTTATGGGATATACGTTCTTGAAAAACGTAATTGCAAACAGCGGATTCCTCTTTGGAGCACCAACACCTAAAGGGATCAATCCGGGTTATCTTAACACCGGTGGAACGCTTTCGTACCTCAACATCTTCGTAGGAACGAAGGTATTAGCCGGTCTTACAAGTATAGTTCTGATATTCTTCCTTATACTAAGGAGGGAGAGAGATGAATGGTAG
- the mbhE gene encoding hydrogen gas-evolving membrane-bound hydrogenase subunit E — MRRALGLFAFLSFIIFLLATAISLRPFGEPPHAEMDTYFIEHAQEEASANNVVTSVVFDYRGFDTLGEATVLFTAVSGVLMALRHYGGKEK, encoded by the coding sequence ATGAGAAGAGCACTCGGATTATTTGCGTTCTTATCGTTCATAATCTTCCTTCTAGCTACAGCTATAAGCTTGAGACCTTTTGGAGAACCTCCTCATGCAGAGATGGACACTTACTTCATAGAGCATGCCCAAGAAGAAGCCTCTGCAAACAACGTTGTTACGAGTGTTGTATTTGACTACAGGGGTTTTGATACTCTGGGAGAGGCAACAGTCCTTTTCACCGCAGTTTCTGGCGTTCTAATGGCATTAAGACACTACGGAGGGAAGGAGAAATGA
- a CDS encoding hydrogenase subunit MbhD domain-containing protein: protein MNFENFFWILQIFIAIGLIGSSIAAIRFKNLIAAVIAMAVFSLALSVEFYVLQAPDVAIAEAGVGAGLTTAMYLLAIRNTTDEEVIE, encoded by the coding sequence ATGAACTTTGAAAACTTTTTCTGGATTCTACAAATCTTCATTGCAATCGGCCTAATAGGGAGCTCAATAGCCGCCATTAGGTTCAAAAACTTAATTGCTGCTGTAATAGCAATGGCAGTCTTTAGCTTAGCTCTTTCCGTGGAGTTCTACGTTCTACAAGCTCCAGATGTTGCTATAGCAGAAGCAGGTGTTGGAGCTGGACTTACAACAGCAATGTACCTTCTCGCTATCAGAAACACCACCGACGAGGAGGTGATAGAATGA
- the mnhG gene encoding monovalent cation/H(+) antiporter subunit G, with protein sequence MIEGVLAILLAIGVGFNLLASVGILRFPDVYTRIHASTKCTTFGTIFIVLATVVYSIYRWLPNHDARWITIGIHSALVVIFLVLTNPVGAHAIGRAARKSGIRPYGAVIDELEGYYEL encoded by the coding sequence ATGATAGAAGGAGTTTTGGCAATACTCCTTGCAATTGGAGTTGGGTTTAATCTACTAGCCAGCGTTGGAATACTGAGGTTTCCAGACGTTTACACAAGGATCCACGCCTCGACAAAATGCACTACCTTTGGAACAATTTTCATAGTCTTGGCAACCGTAGTGTACTCAATTTACAGATGGCTTCCAAACCACGACGCAAGATGGATCACAATAGGAATTCACTCAGCACTTGTGGTGATCTTCTTAGTACTAACAAACCCAGTTGGAGCCCATGCAATTGGTAGGGCAGCTAGAAAATCCGGGATAAGGCCTTATGGCGCTGTAATAGATGAACTGGAGGGATACTATGAACTTTGA